One Mycobacterium marseillense DNA window includes the following coding sequences:
- a CDS encoding helicase-associated domain-containing protein, whose amino-acid sequence MTDNTPDIPLGSWLAELSDERLIRLLELRPDLAQPPPGSIAALAARAQARQSIKAATDDLDFLRLAVLDALLVLQADAEPVPAAKLLALIGDRAPEGEVLEAVDDLRHRVLVWGETALRVAPDAGTGMPWHPGQVILEDTSRDAEQIAALIDDLDPAQLDVLEKLLEGSPMGRTRDAAPGAAPDRPVPQLLAMGLLRRIDAETVILPRHVGQVLRGEQPGPMQLTAPDPVVSTTSTDDVDATAAGAAIDLLRELDVLLETLSATPVSELRSGGLGIRDVKRLSKVTGIDESRLGLILEVAAAAGLIASGMPDPEPTAGEAPYWAPTVATDRFAALSTAERWQLLARSWLDLPSRPALIGTRSPDAKPYGALTDALYSTAAPLDRRLLLGMLSELPPGAGVDAAEASAALIWRRPRWAKRLQPGPVGDLLTESHAMGLVGRGAISTPARSLLDGDNDLQVAVDAMSRALPKPVDHFLVQADLTVVVPGPLQRDLAEQLATVATVESAGTAMVYRVSEQSIRHALDVGKTRDWMHALFANHSKTPVPQGLTYLIDDVARRHGQLRIGMAASFVRCEDPALLAQAVAAPATEEVQLRALAPTVAVSPAPIGEVLAALRAAGFAPAAEDSTGAIVDVRPRGARVATPQQRRPYRPLRRPNSDSLHAVVAVLRKVTAAPFGNIRVDPAATMTLLQRAAREQGTLVIGYLDAAGVATQRVVSPISVRGGQLVAFDSASGRLRDFAIHRITSVVSASGQ is encoded by the coding sequence ATGACCGACAACACCCCGGATATCCCGCTGGGGTCGTGGCTGGCCGAGTTGTCCGATGAGCGCCTGATCCGCCTGCTGGAATTGCGGCCGGACCTCGCCCAGCCCCCGCCCGGCAGCATCGCCGCGCTGGCGGCCCGAGCCCAGGCCCGCCAGTCGATCAAGGCTGCCACCGACGACCTCGACTTCCTGCGGCTGGCGGTGCTCGACGCGCTGCTGGTGCTGCAGGCCGATGCGGAACCGGTGCCGGCCGCCAAGCTGCTGGCGCTGATCGGCGACCGTGCCCCCGAAGGCGAGGTCCTCGAGGCGGTCGACGACCTCCGGCACCGCGTCCTGGTCTGGGGCGAGACCGCGCTGCGGGTCGCCCCGGACGCCGGGACGGGAATGCCGTGGCATCCGGGGCAGGTCATCCTCGAGGACACCTCGCGCGACGCCGAGCAGATCGCCGCCCTGATCGACGACCTCGACCCGGCGCAGCTCGACGTGCTGGAGAAACTTCTCGAAGGCTCCCCGATGGGCCGCACGCGGGATGCGGCGCCCGGCGCGGCGCCGGACCGCCCGGTGCCGCAGCTGCTGGCCATGGGCCTGTTGCGGCGCATCGACGCCGAGACCGTGATCCTGCCCCGCCACGTGGGACAGGTGCTGCGCGGCGAGCAGCCCGGCCCTATGCAACTGACCGCGCCGGACCCGGTGGTGTCGACCACCAGCACCGACGATGTCGACGCGACGGCCGCCGGAGCCGCCATCGACCTGCTGCGGGAGCTCGACGTCCTGCTCGAAACACTTTCCGCCACACCGGTTTCCGAGCTGCGCAGCGGCGGACTGGGGATTCGGGACGTCAAGCGGCTGAGCAAGGTGACCGGCATCGACGAGTCGCGGCTGGGTTTGATCCTCGAAGTCGCCGCCGCAGCGGGATTGATCGCCAGCGGCATGCCTGACCCCGAACCCACCGCCGGTGAGGCACCGTACTGGGCCCCGACGGTCGCCACCGACCGGTTCGCCGCGCTGTCCACCGCCGAGCGTTGGCAGCTGTTGGCACGCAGCTGGCTCGACCTTCCCAGCCGGCCCGCACTGATCGGCACCCGCAGCCCCGACGCCAAACCCTATGGGGCGCTTACCGACGCCCTGTACTCCACGGCCGCACCGCTGGATCGCCGGCTGCTGCTCGGCATGCTGTCCGAGCTCCCGCCCGGCGCCGGCGTGGACGCGGCGGAAGCGTCGGCGGCACTGATCTGGCGGCGTCCGCGCTGGGCCAAGCGATTACAGCCGGGACCCGTCGGGGACCTGCTCACCGAGAGCCACGCCATGGGCCTGGTGGGGCGCGGGGCGATCAGCACGCCCGCTCGGTCGCTGCTGGACGGGGACAACGATCTTCAGGTCGCGGTCGACGCGATGTCCCGGGCCCTCCCCAAACCGGTCGACCATTTCCTGGTGCAGGCCGATCTGACGGTCGTGGTGCCCGGTCCGCTGCAACGTGACCTGGCCGAGCAGCTCGCCACTGTGGCCACCGTCGAATCGGCCGGTACCGCGATGGTGTACCGCGTCAGCGAGCAGTCGATTCGGCATGCGCTCGATGTCGGCAAGACCCGCGACTGGATGCACGCCCTGTTCGCTAACCACTCTAAAACGCCTGTGCCCCAAGGGCTTACCTACCTCATTGACGATGTTGCGCGCCGGCACGGGCAGCTGCGGATCGGCATGGCCGCGTCGTTCGTGCGCTGCGAGGATCCGGCGCTGCTGGCCCAGGCCGTGGCCGCGCCGGCGACCGAAGAGGTGCAGCTGCGCGCGCTGGCTCCCACGGTGGCGGTGTCGCCGGCGCCGATCGGTGAGGTGCTCGCCGCGCTGCGGGCAGCCGGATTCGCCCCGGCGGCCGAGGACTCGACGGGCGCCATCGTCGACGTGCGGCCGCGCGGCGCCCGGGTGGCCACACCACAGCAACGCCGCCCGTATCGCCCGCTGCGGCGTCCCAACAGCGACAGCTTGCACGCGGTCGTCGCGGTGCTGCGCAAGGTCACCGCAGCCCCGTTCGGCAACATCCGCGTCGATCCGGCGGCCACCATGACCCTGTTGCAGCGCGCCGCCCGGGAACAAGGCACCCTGGTGATCGGTTATCTAGACGCGGCCGGCGTGGCCACGCAGCGTGTCGTGTCGCCGATCTCCGTCCGGGGCGGCCAGTTGGTCGCCTTCGATTCGGCATCGGGGAGGCTGCGCGACTTCGCGATCCACCGCATCACGTCGGTGGTGTCGGCCTCCGGCCAATAA
- the moaC gene encoding cyclic pyranopterin monophosphate synthase MoaC, translating into MARASEAAKASATWASGESRSGALSHVDDQGAAHMVDVSEKAATKRTAVAAGALRTSAHVVELISSGGLPKGDALATARIAGIQAAKRTSDLIPLCHQLALTGVDIDFDVAESDIEITATVRSTDRTGVEMEALCAVSVAALTLYDMIKAVDPAARIDDIRVLRKEGGKTGMWTRS; encoded by the coding sequence ATGGCCAGGGCCTCTGAGGCCGCGAAAGCCTCGGCGACCTGGGCGTCGGGAGAATCCCGCTCGGGTGCGCTGTCACACGTGGACGACCAGGGGGCGGCGCACATGGTCGACGTCAGCGAGAAGGCAGCCACCAAGCGGACCGCCGTCGCCGCGGGTGCCTTGCGCACGTCGGCGCACGTGGTGGAACTGATCTCGTCGGGGGGCCTGCCCAAGGGCGACGCGCTTGCCACCGCCCGGATAGCGGGTATCCAAGCGGCGAAGCGCACCAGCGATCTCATTCCGCTCTGCCATCAGCTCGCGCTCACCGGGGTCGACATCGACTTCGACGTGGCCGAGTCGGACATCGAGATCACCGCCACGGTGCGCAGCACCGACCGCACGGGGGTGGAGATGGAAGCGCTTTGCGCCGTCAGCGTCGCGGCCCTGACGCTCTACGACATGATCAAGGCGGTCGATCCGGCCGCGCGGATCGATGACATTCGAGTCCTGCGCAAGGAAGGCGGCAAAACCGGAATGTGGACGCGGTCATGA
- a CDS encoding molybdenum cofactor biosynthesis protein B, giving the protein MSTRSARVIIASTRASAGQYEDRCGPIITEWLTERGFSAAEPEVVADGSPVGDALRKAIDEDVDVILTSGGTGISPTDSTPDQTVAVIDYLIPGLAEAIRQSGLPKVPTSVLSRSVCGVAGRTLIVNLPGSPGGVRDGLGVLADVLDHALDQLAGKDHQR; this is encoded by the coding sequence ATGAGCACGCGATCGGCCCGCGTCATCATCGCCTCGACCCGGGCGTCGGCCGGACAATACGAAGACCGATGCGGGCCGATCATCACCGAATGGCTCACGGAGCGGGGCTTTTCGGCCGCAGAGCCGGAGGTGGTCGCCGATGGGTCGCCCGTCGGCGATGCGCTGCGCAAGGCGATCGATGAGGACGTCGACGTCATCCTCACCTCCGGCGGCACCGGCATTTCACCCACTGACAGCACCCCGGACCAGACCGTGGCCGTCATCGATTACCTCATCCCCGGCCTGGCAGAGGCGATCCGCCAGTCGGGGCTGCCCAAGGTGCCGACGTCGGTGTTGTCCCGCAGCGTGTGCGGGGTGGCCGGACGGACCCTGATCGTCAACCTGCCGGGGTCACCCGGTGGGGTGCGCGACGGGCTCGGCGTGCTCGCCGACGTGCTCGACCACGCGCTCGATCAACTCGCCGGTAAAGACCACCAGCGATGA
- a CDS encoding molybdenum cofactor biosynthesis protein MoaE: MTLVVRAVMTEHPILLAEHEEMVGHQSAGAIVGFVGMIRDHDVGRRVVRLEYSAHPSAAQVMADVVADVAAQSSGVRAVAASHRVGVLHIGEAALVAAVAADHRQAAFATCAQLVDTIKARLPVWKHQFFADGTEEWVGSA, from the coding sequence ATGACGCTGGTCGTGCGCGCAGTCATGACCGAGCATCCGATCCTTCTGGCTGAGCATGAAGAGATGGTGGGCCATCAATCGGCCGGGGCCATCGTCGGCTTCGTCGGCATGATCCGCGACCACGACGTCGGGCGACGCGTGGTGCGGCTGGAGTACTCGGCGCACCCCTCGGCCGCGCAGGTCATGGCTGACGTGGTGGCCGATGTGGCGGCGCAATCGAGCGGCGTCCGCGCCGTCGCCGCCAGCCACCGCGTCGGTGTGCTGCACATCGGAGAGGCGGCTTTGGTAGCGGCGGTCGCCGCCGACCACCGGCAGGCGGCCTTCGCCACCTGCGCGCAACTGGTCGACACCATCAAGGCGCGGCTACCGGTGTGGAAGCACCAGTTCTTCGCCGACGGCACCGAGGAGTGGGTCGGCTCGGCCTGA
- a CDS encoding transglycosylase family protein, with protein sequence MSGRHRKPTASSVNVAKIAFTGAVLGGGSIALAGQAAAATDGEWDQVARCESGGNWAINTGNGYHGGVQFSASTWSSHGGGQYAPSAELATKEQQIAVAERVLATQGRGAWPVCGGPLSAPSARDVPTPAGLDAPLDAPGVNGAPAPLAPPAEAPAQDAPPPAPVQLASFDRPAPEAPPADLPAPPEELPPAPPADAAPPADLPPAPPADAMPPAPPVDAPAAPVAEADFQGFVPVGMPELASDASYTQQLWEAIRAQDVQGNDALDALAQPSNA encoded by the coding sequence ATGAGCGGACGTCACCGTAAGCCCACCGCATCCAGTGTCAACGTCGCCAAGATCGCCTTTACCGGCGCAGTGCTTGGTGGCGGCAGCATCGCCCTCGCCGGCCAGGCGGCCGCGGCCACCGACGGCGAATGGGACCAGGTAGCCCGCTGCGAGTCGGGCGGCAACTGGGCCATCAATACCGGAAACGGCTACCACGGCGGGGTGCAATTCAGCGCCAGCACGTGGTCGTCACACGGTGGCGGCCAATACGCCCCATCGGCCGAACTTGCCACGAAGGAACAGCAGATCGCCGTCGCCGAGCGCGTGCTGGCGACCCAGGGGCGCGGCGCGTGGCCCGTCTGCGGCGGCCCGCTGTCGGCTCCCAGCGCGCGCGACGTGCCGACCCCGGCCGGCCTGGACGCCCCGCTGGATGCGCCCGGCGTCAACGGCGCACCGGCGCCGCTGGCCCCGCCCGCCGAGGCGCCCGCGCAGGACGCCCCGCCGCCCGCTCCGGTACAGCTGGCCTCCTTCGACCGTCCGGCACCGGAGGCTCCGCCCGCAGACCTGCCGGCCCCCCCTGAGGAGCTGCCCCCAGCTCCCCCCGCGGACGCCGCTCCCCCGGCCGATCTGCCCCCCGCTCCGCCCGCCGATGCGATGCCGCCCGCCCCTCCGGTGGACGCGCCCGCCGCGCCCGTCGCCGAGGCGGACTTCCAAGGTTTCGTCCCGGTCGGCATGCCGGAGCTCGCGTCCGACGCCAGCTACACCCAGCAACTGTGGGAAGCGATTCGGGCACAGGACGTTCAGGGGAACGACGCGTTGGACGCCCTGGCGCAGCCGTCCAACGCCTGA
- a CDS encoding MoaD/ThiS family protein: MGQSPVQATGIGVTVRYFAAAHAAAGVEAETLVVRPGTTVGELVERLATRGSRLATVLSRCSYLCDGVAVRDETTTLQSGDTIDVLPPFSGG; this comes from the coding sequence ATGGGGCAGTCCCCCGTCCAGGCAACCGGCATCGGAGTGACGGTGCGCTACTTTGCGGCCGCTCACGCGGCCGCGGGCGTCGAGGCCGAGACCCTGGTGGTGCGCCCCGGCACCACGGTCGGCGAGCTGGTCGAGCGGCTCGCCACGCGAGGATCACGCCTTGCCACCGTCTTGAGCCGATGCTCGTACCTGTGCGACGGCGTCGCCGTGCGCGATGAGACCACGACGTTGCAATCCGGTGACACGATCGATGTTCTGCCGCCCTTCTCCGGCGGCTGA
- the moaA gene encoding GTP 3',8-cyclase MoaA: MTLTALGFPTVRSRPDGARGDRAVAGEAPSAGPLVDTYGRVATDLRISLTDRCNLRCTYCMPAEGLDWLPGEQLLTAGELARLMDIAVTRLGVTSVRFTGGEPLLARHLEEVIAAAAGLRPRPEISLTTNGVGLARRAAGLARAGLDRVNVSLDSVDRQHFAAITRRDRLDDVLAGLTAAHDAGLAPVKVNAVLDPATGREDVVELLRFCLAHGYQLRVIEQMPLDAGHQWRRDAALSADDVLAALRPHFRLRPDPAPRGSAPAELWLVDEGPGTPEGKVGVIASVSHAFCSTCDRTRLTADGQIRSCLFAKEETDLRALLRTGAPDEAIEARWRTAMWGKPAGHGINDPNFIQPDRPMSAIGG; the protein is encoded by the coding sequence ATGACCCTGACGGCATTGGGTTTCCCGACGGTCCGGAGCCGCCCTGACGGCGCGCGCGGTGATCGTGCCGTTGCCGGGGAAGCGCCGTCCGCGGGCCCGTTGGTAGACACCTACGGGCGGGTCGCCACCGATCTGCGGATCTCGCTGACCGATCGCTGCAACCTCCGTTGCACCTACTGCATGCCGGCCGAGGGCCTGGACTGGCTGCCGGGCGAGCAACTGCTGACCGCCGGCGAGCTCGCCAGGCTGATGGACATCGCGGTCACCCGGTTGGGGGTGACCAGTGTGCGGTTCACCGGCGGGGAGCCGTTGCTGGCACGCCATCTCGAAGAGGTGATCGCCGCGGCGGCCGGGCTGCGGCCCCGGCCCGAGATCTCCCTGACGACCAACGGTGTCGGGCTGGCGCGCCGCGCCGCCGGGCTCGCGCGGGCAGGCCTGGACCGCGTCAACGTCTCGCTGGACAGCGTGGATCGGCAGCATTTCGCGGCGATCACCCGTCGCGATCGGCTCGACGACGTGCTGGCCGGCCTGACCGCCGCCCACGACGCGGGCCTGGCGCCGGTGAAGGTGAACGCCGTGCTCGACCCCGCGACCGGCCGCGAGGACGTGGTGGAGCTGTTGCGGTTCTGCCTCGCGCACGGCTACCAGTTGCGGGTTATCGAGCAGATGCCGCTGGACGCCGGGCACCAATGGCGCCGCGACGCGGCGTTGAGCGCCGACGACGTGCTGGCCGCGCTGCGCCCGCATTTCCGGCTGCGGCCCGACCCGGCGCCGCGCGGTTCCGCTCCCGCCGAGCTGTGGCTGGTCGACGAGGGCCCCGGCACGCCGGAAGGCAAGGTGGGCGTCATCGCCTCGGTGTCGCACGCGTTCTGCTCGACGTGTGACCGCACCCGGTTGACGGCCGACGGGCAGATCCGCAGCTGCCTGTTCGCGAAAGAAGAGACGGACCTTCGGGCGCTGCTGCGCACCGGCGCGCCCGACGAGGCGATCGAGGCAAGGTGGCGTACCGCGATGTGGGGCAAGCCCGCCGGCCACGGCATCAACGACCCCAACTTCATCCAGCCCGACCGCCCGATGAGCGCGATCGGTGGCTAG
- a CDS encoding YccF domain-containing protein, with amino-acid sequence MRLILNIIWLLFGGLWMAAGYLVAALVSFLLIITIPFGFASLRIASYALWPFGRTIVDKPTSGSGALIGNIIWVILFGLWLAIGHLVSAVTMALTIVGIPLALANLKLIPVSLMPLGKEIVPLDSPIHHAAPVAA; translated from the coding sequence ATGCGCCTGATCCTGAACATCATCTGGCTTCTATTCGGCGGCCTTTGGATGGCCGCCGGATACCTCGTCGCCGCGCTCGTCAGCTTTCTGCTGATCATCACCATCCCGTTCGGCTTCGCGTCGCTGCGCATCGCCTCGTACGCGCTGTGGCCGTTCGGCCGCACGATCGTCGACAAGCCCACCTCGGGATCGGGGGCCCTGATTGGAAACATCATCTGGGTGATCCTGTTCGGGCTGTGGCTGGCGATCGGTCATCTGGTCAGCGCGGTGACGATGGCGCTGACGATCGTCGGCATCCCGCTGGCGCTGGCCAATCTCAAACTGATTCCGGTGTCCCTGATGCCGCTGGGCAAGGAGATCGTTCCCCTCGACTCGCCGATCCACCACGCGGCGCCGGTGGCCGCATGA
- a CDS encoding cold-shock protein, producing the protein MPTGKVKWYDADKGFGFLSQEDGEDVYVRSSALPAGVEGLKAGQRVEFGIASGRRGPQALSLKLIEPPPSLTKARRETPAEHKHNPDELHGMVEDMITLLESTVQPELRKGRYPDRKTARRVSEVVKAVARELDA; encoded by the coding sequence GTGCCGACCGGCAAGGTTAAGTGGTACGACGCTGACAAGGGCTTCGGCTTCCTGTCGCAAGAGGACGGCGAAGACGTCTACGTCCGGTCGTCGGCGCTGCCCGCTGGGGTCGAGGGGCTCAAGGCGGGCCAGCGGGTGGAATTCGGTATCGCCTCCGGCCGGCGCGGACCGCAAGCGTTGAGCCTCAAGCTGATTGAGCCGCCGCCCAGCCTGACCAAGGCGCGGCGCGAGACGCCCGCCGAGCACAAGCACAACCCGGACGAACTGCACGGCATGGTCGAGGACATGATCACGCTGCTGGAAAGCACCGTGCAGCCCGAGCTGCGCAAGGGTCGCTACCCGGACCGCAAAACGGCGCGCCGGGTATCCGAGGTGGTCAAGGCCGTGGCGCGGGAGCTCGACGCCTAA
- a CDS encoding acyl-CoA dehydrogenase family protein, with translation MAQQAQVTEEQARALAEESRETGWEKPSFAKELFLGRFPLELIHPFPTPTEADETRTRAFLDSVRELLETVDGSAIERDAQIPDEYVKGLADLGCFGMKIPAEYGGLGMSQVAYNRALMMVTSVHPSLGALLSAHQSIGVPEPLKLAGTPEQKQKFLPRCAAGAISAFLLTEPDVGSDPARLASTATPTDDGQAYELDGVKLWTTNGVVAELLVIMARVPKSEGRRGGISAFVVEADSPGITVERRNKFMGLRGIENGVTRLHRVRVPRENLIGSEGDGLKIALTTLNAGRLSIPASATGSSKWALKIAREWSGERVQWGKPLAEHEAVARKLSFIAATNYALDAVLELSAQMADEGRNDIRIEAALAKLWSSEMACVIADEVMQIRGGRGYETAESLAARGERAVPVEQVLRDLRINRIFEGSSEIMRLLIAREAVDAHLAAAGDLAKPDTGLRQKAAAAVGASGFYAKWLPQLAFGEGQRPRAYHEFGPLAAHLRFIERSSRKLARNTFYGMARWQAKLEQRQGFLGRVVDIGAELFAMSAVCVHAESQRAGDPVVGQQAYELAEAFCDQATLRVETLFRGLWDNTDVGDVQLTRNLLQGRYGWLEAGVLDQSEGTGPWIAHWEEGESTETNLARRFLSGDRSATSPR, from the coding sequence ATGGCACAGCAAGCGCAGGTCACTGAGGAACAGGCGAGAGCGCTCGCCGAGGAGTCTCGCGAAACCGGTTGGGAGAAACCGTCCTTCGCGAAGGAATTGTTTCTCGGCCGCTTCCCGCTGGAGCTGATACACCCGTTCCCCACACCCACGGAAGCCGACGAAACGCGCACCCGCGCGTTCCTCGACAGCGTGCGCGAGCTCCTCGAGACCGTCGACGGCAGCGCCATCGAGCGTGACGCACAGATCCCCGACGAATACGTGAAGGGCTTGGCCGACCTGGGCTGCTTTGGGATGAAGATTCCCGCCGAATACGGCGGCCTGGGCATGTCGCAGGTCGCCTACAACCGGGCGTTGATGATGGTGACGAGCGTCCATCCCAGTCTGGGCGCGCTGCTGTCGGCCCACCAGTCCATCGGGGTGCCCGAGCCGCTCAAACTCGCCGGCACCCCGGAGCAGAAGCAGAAGTTCCTGCCGCGCTGTGCCGCCGGCGCCATATCGGCGTTTTTGCTCACCGAACCCGACGTGGGCTCCGACCCCGCCCGACTGGCGTCGACGGCGACCCCCACCGACGACGGGCAGGCCTACGAACTCGATGGCGTGAAGTTGTGGACTACCAACGGCGTGGTCGCCGAACTGCTGGTGATCATGGCCCGGGTGCCTAAGAGCGAAGGGCGCCGCGGCGGCATCAGCGCCTTCGTCGTCGAGGCCGATTCACCCGGAATCACCGTGGAGCGGCGCAATAAGTTCATGGGCCTGCGGGGCATCGAAAACGGCGTGACCAGGCTGCACCGCGTCCGGGTCCCGCGCGAAAATCTGATCGGCTCCGAAGGGGACGGCTTGAAGATCGCGTTGACCACGCTCAACGCCGGACGCTTGTCAATCCCCGCCAGCGCGACGGGCTCGTCGAAGTGGGCGTTGAAGATCGCGCGCGAATGGTCCGGTGAGCGCGTCCAGTGGGGCAAGCCGCTCGCCGAGCACGAGGCGGTGGCCCGCAAGCTCTCGTTCATCGCTGCGACCAACTACGCGCTCGATGCCGTACTCGAACTGTCCGCGCAGATGGCCGACGAAGGGCGCAATGACATCCGGATCGAGGCGGCGCTGGCCAAGTTGTGGTCCAGCGAGATGGCCTGCGTGATCGCCGACGAGGTCATGCAGATCCGGGGCGGGCGGGGCTATGAGACCGCGGAGTCACTGGCCGCACGTGGCGAACGCGCCGTTCCCGTCGAACAGGTACTGCGAGACCTGCGGATCAATCGCATCTTCGAGGGTTCCAGCGAGATCATGAGGCTGCTCATCGCCCGCGAGGCGGTCGATGCCCATCTGGCCGCTGCCGGCGACCTCGCCAAGCCCGACACCGGTCTGCGGCAGAAGGCCGCCGCGGCGGTCGGCGCGAGCGGCTTCTACGCAAAGTGGTTGCCGCAGTTGGCGTTCGGTGAAGGACAGCGGCCGCGGGCCTACCACGAATTCGGCCCGCTGGCGGCGCACCTGCGGTTCATCGAACGCTCTAGCCGCAAGCTCGCGCGAAACACCTTCTACGGCATGGCGCGCTGGCAGGCCAAGCTCGAGCAGCGGCAGGGGTTCCTCGGCCGCGTCGTCGACATCGGTGCGGAGTTGTTCGCGATGTCCGCGGTGTGCGTGCACGCGGAGTCGCAACGCGCCGGCGATCCGGTGGTGGGTCAGCAGGCCTACGAGCTGGCCGAAGCGTTTTGCGACCAAGCGACCCTGCGGGTGGAGACGTTGTTTCGCGGGTTGTGGGATAACACCGACGTCGGCGATGTGCAGCTGACCCGCAACCTGCTGCAGGGCCGGTACGGGTGGCTGGAGGCCGGGGTCCTCGATCAGTCCGAGGGCACCGGACCGTGGATCGCCCATTGGGAAGAGGGTGAGTCGACCGAGACCAATCTGGCGCGACGGTTCTTATCCGGCGACCGCTCGGCAACGAGCCCGCGCTGA
- a CDS encoding glutathione S-transferase family protein, which translates to MASYIAQEGEFNRDTDYITTRITADGRDGYPVEPGRYRLVVARACPWANRAIIVRRLLGLESVLSIGFCGPTHDERSWTFDLDPGGVDPVLKIPRLQDAYFKRFPDYPKGITVPAIVDVPTGAVVTNDFAQMTLDLSTEWSDYHRDGAPELYPERLRAEIDEVTKRVYTEINNGVYRCGFAGSQDAYEAAYDRLFAALDWVSDRLADQRYLVGDTITEADVRLFTTLARFDPVYHGHFKCNRGKLSEMPVLWAYARDLFQTPGFGDTIDFVQIKQHYYIVHADINPTRIVPKGPDLSGWLSPHGRENLGGKPFGEGTPPDPPLEGERVPVGHGA; encoded by the coding sequence ATGGCTTCCTACATCGCCCAAGAAGGCGAGTTCAATCGCGACACCGACTACATCACGACGCGCATCACCGCCGATGGCCGCGACGGGTACCCGGTCGAGCCGGGCCGGTACCGCCTCGTCGTCGCCCGCGCGTGCCCGTGGGCCAACCGCGCGATCATCGTTCGCCGGTTGTTGGGCCTCGAAAGCGTTCTCTCCATCGGCTTTTGCGGCCCCACGCATGACGAGCGCAGTTGGACGTTCGATCTCGATCCCGGTGGTGTGGACCCGGTCCTGAAGATCCCACGGCTGCAAGACGCCTACTTCAAGCGGTTTCCCGACTACCCCAAGGGCATCACGGTCCCGGCGATCGTCGACGTGCCGACCGGGGCGGTGGTCACCAACGACTTCGCGCAGATGACGTTGGACCTGTCGACGGAGTGGTCGGACTACCACCGCGACGGCGCGCCCGAGCTCTACCCCGAGCGGCTGCGCGCGGAAATCGACGAGGTCACCAAGCGGGTGTACACCGAAATCAACAACGGCGTGTACCGCTGCGGCTTCGCCGGTTCACAGGACGCCTACGAGGCCGCCTACGACCGGCTGTTCGCCGCGCTGGATTGGGTGAGCGACCGGCTGGCCGACCAGCGTTACCTGGTGGGCGACACCATCACCGAGGCCGACGTGCGGTTGTTCACCACGTTGGCCCGCTTCGACCCGGTGTATCACGGGCATTTCAAGTGCAATCGCGGCAAATTGAGCGAGATGCCGGTGTTGTGGGCCTACGCGCGCGACCTGTTCCAGACGCCGGGCTTCGGGGACACCATCGACTTCGTCCAGATCAAGCAGCACTATTACATCGTCCACGCCGACATCAACCCCACCCGCATCGTGCCCAAGGGTCCCGACCTGTCCGGGTGGCTGTCACCGCACGGGCGAGAAAACTTGGGCGGCAAGCCCTTCGGGGAGGGAACGCCCCCGGACCCGCCACTCGAGGGAGAGCGGGTCCCCGTCGGCCACGGGGCCTAG
- a CDS encoding DUF2771 domain-containing protein — MALVCVGVGVGTWLLVGRSGPQRPEISAYSHGHLTRVGPYLYCNVLNLEDCETPQTQGELQVGERYPIQLSVPDAIYRAPWRLVQVYEDPTNSTSTIFRPGTRLAVTIPPVDPHRGRLAGIVVQLLTLAVDPAGELRDVPHAEWSVRLVF, encoded by the coding sequence ATGGCTTTGGTCTGTGTGGGCGTCGGGGTCGGCACGTGGCTGCTGGTGGGTCGCTCCGGCCCGCAACGCCCCGAGATCAGCGCGTACTCGCATGGCCACCTGACCCGGGTGGGGCCCTACCTGTACTGCAACGTGCTCAACCTTGAAGACTGTGAGACGCCGCAGACCCAGGGGGAACTCCAGGTCGGCGAGCGCTATCCGATTCAGCTCTCGGTCCCCGATGCCATCTACCGCGCGCCCTGGCGGCTGGTTCAGGTCTATGAGGATCCAACGAACAGCACCAGCACCATCTTTCGGCCGGGCACGCGGCTCGCGGTGACCATTCCCCCGGTCGACCCGCATCGCGGTCGCCTCGCCGGGATCGTCGTCCAATTGTTGACACTGGCGGTGGACCCGGCGGGCGAGCTCCGCGATGTCCCGCACGCGGAATGGTCTGTGCGGCTGGTCTTTTAG